The Lytechinus pictus isolate F3 Inbred chromosome 17, Lp3.0, whole genome shotgun sequence genome contains a region encoding:
- the LOC129280188 gene encoding plexin-B2-like, giving the protein MFLDVSKEQLTLATSSDRDSTHNRVVTIDLINCGQYQTCAECIGEDGGNDGDPYCGWCTLEARCTRYEECTFPDESTRWLSYNAIQCVSISDIQPDHRLPYKVTEQEITITVQQLPILKDNHQYQCAFDSSVVNALTTSDTVVCTTPPVDELPTIPEEDDHNNLTLSIVSMETTVYFISTYLILFDCHHKS; this is encoded by the exons ATGTTCCTTGATGTATCGAAAGAGCAACTTACACTTGCTACAAGTTCAGACCGAGACTCGACTCAT AATCGGGTTGTTACAATCGATTTAATCAACTGTGGACAGTACCAGACCTGCGCGGAGTGCATTGGTGAGGATGGTGGAAATGATGGAGATCCTTACTGTGGATGGTGTACTCTAGAGGCAAG GTGTACCCGATACGAAGAATGTACTTTCCCTGATGAATCTACTCGGTGGCTGTCTTACAATGCCATCCAATGTGTATCCATCTCAGATATTCAGCCCGATCATAGACTACCATATAAAGTTACAGAACAAGAg ATCACCATTACTGTACAGCAGCTTCCAATCCTGAAAGACAACCACCAATACCAGTGTGCCTTCGACTCTTCCGTGGTCAATGCTTTGACAACGTCTGATACAGTAGTGTGTACAACGCCTCCTGTGGACGAATTGCCCACAATCCCTGAAGAAG ATGACCATAATAATTTGACTCTTTCCATTGTCTCAATGGAGACCACAGTTTACTTCATAAGCACATATTTAATCCTGTTTGACTGCCATCATAAATCGTAA